A genome region from Blautia coccoides includes the following:
- a CDS encoding acyl-CoA dehydrogenase family protein: MDREAYQNRREQFKKFAETALAAVAEETDEKEKFPDYIVEILAKKGWMGLPFRTEYGGLGLDKMTLGLCIEELSKVCASTGLIVSTHTLLCGGPIEKYGTAQQKTRYLKPLAKGKKLGAFGLTEPSAGTDIYGMETTAAEDQGQWVLNGRKIFITNAPEAEIYVIFAVTDRKDGGRKEISAFIAEKGTPGFHFGKKERKMGIRGAANTELIFENCRIPSSNILGKIGEGKKIALDTLNQGRIGIAFQALGIAEGAFDKTAAYVKSREQFGKKISDFQNTRFQLAQMKTRIEASRLLVYEAALCGTGEEDFPAKAAMAKLFASETAMEVTEKAVQLHGGYGYPREYGVERMMRDAKITEIYEGTSEAQKIVIADGILK, encoded by the coding sequence ATGGATAGGGAGGCATATCAGAACCGGAGAGAACAATTTAAGAAATTTGCGGAGACAGCTCTGGCGGCCGTGGCAGAAGAGACAGATGAAAAGGAAAAATTTCCAGATTACATTGTGGAAATACTTGCAAAAAAAGGCTGGATGGGGCTTCCTTTCCGTACAGAATACGGCGGTTTGGGCCTGGACAAAATGACACTGGGGCTGTGTATAGAGGAACTTTCAAAGGTATGCGCCTCTACAGGCCTGATCGTATCGACCCATACACTTTTATGCGGGGGGCCTATAGAGAAATACGGAACTGCACAGCAGAAGACCAGATATCTGAAACCTCTTGCAAAAGGAAAAAAACTGGGCGCGTTCGGTTTGACAGAACCTTCAGCGGGAACGGACATCTACGGTATGGAGACAACAGCAGCAGAAGATCAAGGCCAATGGGTATTAAACGGGAGAAAGATTTTTATCACCAACGCACCGGAGGCGGAAATTTATGTTATTTTTGCGGTGACGGACAGGAAGGATGGGGGTAGAAAGGAAATTTCCGCATTTATTGCAGAGAAGGGCACACCGGGGTTTCACTTTGGAAAAAAAGAAAGAAAAATGGGTATCCGGGGAGCGGCAAACACAGAACTGATATTTGAGAACTGCAGGATTCCATCCTCAAATATCCTGGGAAAGATAGGGGAGGGCAAAAAGATTGCTCTGGATACTCTGAATCAGGGGCGGATCGGCATTGCGTTTCAGGCATTGGGAATTGCGGAAGGCGCGTTTGATAAGACTGCTGCGTATGTAAAGAGTCGGGAGCAGTTTGGGAAAAAAATCAGCGATTTCCAGAATACAAGATTCCAGCTGGCGCAGATGAAGACCAGGATCGAGGCGTCAAGGCTGCTTGTCTATGAGGCGGCATTGTGTGGTACAGGGGAAGAGGACTTTCCGGCAAAAGCAGCTATGGCAAAACTGTTTGCGTCAGAGACTGCAATGGAAGTGACGGAAAAGGCGGTACAGCTTCACGGGGGATACGGATATCCCCGGGAATATGGGGTAGAACGAATGATGCGTGATGCCAAGATAACGGAGATTTATGAGGGGACCAGTGAAGCACAGAAAATAGTGATTGCTGATGGGATACTGAAATGA
- a CDS encoding 3-hydroxyacyl-CoA dehydrogenase family protein: MKVGIIGAGTMGAGIAQAFARTQKYEVLLCDLNRELAEKGRNKIADTLRHREEKGKISNREVCETMKNITPGTIEDCGDCGLVIEAAIEDMGVKKQTFRKLQDICGDSCILATNTSSLSITEIGAGLKKTVVGMHFFNPAPVMKLVEIITGIDTPAETVQILKAIAEDIGKVPVQVKETAGFVVNRILIPMINEGIGLYAEDAANAEDIDTAMRLGANHPMGPLALGDLIGLDVVLAIMEVLQSETGDPKYRPHPYLKKMVRAGRLGRKTGQGFYTYG; the protein is encoded by the coding sequence ATGAAAGTAGGCATTATCGGAGCAGGCACAATGGGAGCAGGCATTGCCCAGGCATTTGCCCGGACACAAAAATACGAGGTACTCCTGTGTGACTTAAACAGAGAATTGGCGGAAAAAGGCAGAAACAAAATTGCAGATACACTGAGGCACAGAGAAGAAAAAGGAAAAATAAGCAACCGGGAAGTTTGCGAGACCATGAAAAACATAACCCCGGGAACCATTGAGGACTGCGGTGATTGTGGTCTGGTCATTGAAGCAGCTATTGAGGATATGGGAGTAAAGAAGCAGACATTCCGAAAACTTCAGGATATTTGTGGAGACAGTTGTATTTTAGCTACGAATACCTCTTCCCTTTCCATAACGGAAATAGGGGCGGGATTAAAAAAAACAGTTGTGGGAATGCATTTTTTTAATCCGGCGCCGGTTATGAAGCTGGTAGAGATCATCACCGGGATAGATACACCGGCAGAGACAGTACAGATATTAAAAGCCATAGCGGAGGATATAGGAAAGGTACCGGTGCAGGTAAAAGAAACTGCCGGATTTGTGGTCAACAGAATTCTTATCCCTATGATCAATGAGGGGATTGGGTTATATGCAGAAGACGCAGCCAATGCGGAAGACATTGACACAGCTATGCGGCTTGGGGCAAACCATCCCATGGGCCCCCTTGCCCTGGGAGACTTGATCGGACTGGATGTGGTTCTGGCGATCATGGAAGTGTTACAGAGCGAGACAGGAGACCCCAAATACCGCCCCCACCCATACCTTAAGAAAATGGTCCGCGCCGGCAGGCTTGGCAGAAAAACAGGACAGGGATTTTATACATATGGATAG
- a CDS encoding InlB B-repeat-containing protein, producing MKRKVKRLLAMFLTFIMVFSMGTVFVSAAEEGTGKSTETAGKPELSKKTADSVVLKTKDGYVYGIQENGSKWKWAEDKQYDKTAKTVSFTGLKAETEYVFAGKTKDAETVQDTDTLKVKTEAAAVQTETPKTEEPSKAEDTDNNGEINKPQGGDLNTEQTKPEETNKTDTETNTQPSVGAATGSTEGTQDIDKDTTKDTLTDNASEPKADEPKVDEPKVDEPKVDEPKADEPKVEEPKKEESKADDSNKDESKGVESKGEEQKTNSSENKVNDANGLKGSNNANDIPQKAEKPNPPAIDKVTDTSVVLKPSSDAKKYTYSYKLVPKDNKAKAGELNSETGEFENLTPDTDYLAYIRVKGDDKVTPPYGDSEWSDAAEVHTLKAAAEKPKAAPKLAEKTDTTIKLDTSTADLEYGVYLDGGNISWNNTGEFKGLTAGKEYEFVTRVKFDKGKQMEGPVSDSLKVTTKKAAAAAPEAPVCIGRTENSITLRAVNGQEFAMLENGTPGKWQDSEVFSGLKANTRYSFVTRVKYNPDEAMESKVSSSASGKTIIAFEGSSVTGIEVNGVYDKNTVVNMAANGNGTDNQNPEGQDTRWVPESWKWGSSAKGTWNKSPYTAKLTLNKAGKMELQVVFRLEEYTEKGWTAMTAEKKAITVPFSVKEQYTITASAGSNGKISPSGSVKVMEGNDATFTITPNKGYQISQVTVDGKAVIVKNSKYTFEDVSANHKISVTFKKLTKTVPKTGDTMNMAGYLMLAVLSAGAVFTVLLSAKRKKTNNR from the coding sequence ATGAAGCGCAAAGTGAAAAGACTGTTGGCAATGTTTCTCACTTTTATCATGGTATTTTCCATGGGAACTGTATTTGTTTCCGCAGCGGAAGAAGGAACCGGTAAAAGTACAGAGACAGCAGGAAAACCGGAACTGTCCAAGAAGACAGCGGACAGTGTAGTCCTGAAAACAAAAGACGGGTATGTATACGGCATCCAGGAAAACGGAAGCAAATGGAAATGGGCAGAAGATAAACAGTATGATAAGACGGCAAAGACAGTTTCCTTTACAGGCCTGAAGGCTGAGACAGAATATGTATTTGCCGGGAAGACGAAGGATGCAGAAACTGTTCAGGATACAGATACCTTGAAGGTAAAGACAGAAGCTGCGGCAGTACAGACGGAGACTCCAAAGACTGAGGAGCCGTCAAAAGCAGAGGATACGGATAATAATGGAGAAATCAATAAACCCCAGGGCGGAGATTTAAATACAGAACAGACAAAACCTGAGGAAACGAATAAGACAGATACTGAGACAAACACCCAGCCTAGTGTAGGTGCGGCAACGGGCAGTACAGAAGGTACGCAGGATATTGATAAGGATACGACAAAAGATACATTGACAGACAATGCCAGTGAGCCGAAGGCTGATGAACCGAAAGTTGATGAGCCAAAAGTTGATGAGCCGAAAGTTGACGAACCGAAAGCCGATGAACCTAAAGTTGAGGAACCTAAAAAAGAAGAATCTAAAGCCGATGATTCTAATAAGGATGAATCCAAAGGTGTGGAGTCCAAAGGCGAAGAACAGAAAACCAATAGTTCAGAAAATAAGGTAAATGACGCGAATGGTTTGAAGGGCAGCAATAATGCCAATGATATCCCTCAAAAAGCAGAGAAACCAAACCCACCTGCGATTGATAAGGTAACTGATACAAGTGTTGTGCTGAAACCAAGCAGTGACGCTAAAAAGTATACTTACAGTTATAAACTGGTACCAAAGGACAATAAAGCAAAGGCGGGAGAATTGAACAGCGAAACAGGTGAATTTGAAAATTTGACACCTGATACGGATTATCTGGCTTATATTAGGGTTAAGGGCGACGACAAAGTCACCCCACCGTATGGTGATAGTGAGTGGAGTGATGCTGCAGAGGTTCACACATTAAAAGCAGCAGCAGAGAAGCCGAAAGCAGCGCCGAAACTTGCCGAGAAGACAGATACGACCATCAAACTTGATACATCCACAGCGGATCTGGAGTACGGCGTATATCTGGATGGCGGCAACATAAGTTGGAACAATACAGGAGAATTTAAGGGACTCACAGCAGGCAAAGAATATGAATTTGTCACACGTGTCAAATTCGACAAGGGCAAACAGATGGAAGGTCCTGTCAGTGATAGTCTGAAGGTTACTACGAAAAAGGCGGCAGCGGCAGCTCCTGAAGCGCCTGTATGCATTGGAAGGACAGAAAACAGCATTACGCTTCGGGCCGTGAACGGACAGGAATTTGCAATGCTTGAGAACGGAACACCCGGAAAATGGCAGGACAGCGAAGTTTTCAGCGGTTTGAAGGCAAACACAAGATACTCTTTTGTGACCAGAGTAAAATATAACCCGGATGAGGCAATGGAGAGTAAAGTGAGCAGCAGTGCATCCGGCAAGACGATCATCGCGTTTGAAGGCTCCAGTGTGACCGGTATTGAGGTAAACGGTGTCTATGACAAAAACACTGTTGTGAACATGGCAGCTAACGGAAACGGCACAGATAACCAGAATCCGGAAGGACAGGATACCAGATGGGTTCCAGAGAGCTGGAAATGGGGAAGCTCTGCAAAGGGTACCTGGAATAAATCCCCGTACACTGCAAAACTGACATTGAACAAAGCAGGTAAAATGGAACTTCAGGTAGTTTTCAGATTGGAAGAGTATACAGAAAAAGGCTGGACAGCTATGACTGCTGAGAAGAAGGCAATAACAGTGCCGTTCAGTGTAAAAGAACAGTATACGATCACTGCATCCGCCGGTTCCAACGGCAAGATTTCTCCTTCCGGCAGCGTAAAGGTTATGGAGGGCAATGACGCCACATTCACCATCACACCGAACAAAGGATACCAGATTTCCCAGGTGACAGTGGACGGCAAGGCAGTTATAGTGAAAAACAGTAAGTATACATTTGAAGATGTAAGCGCAAACCATAAGATATCTGTTACATTCAAGAAACTGACCAAGACAGTTCCAAAGACGGGAGATACCATGAACATGGCAGGCTATCTGATGCTGGCTGTTCTCTCCGCAGGTGCTGTGTTTACAGTGTTGCTTTCTGCAAAGAGAAAGAAAACGAATAACAGATAA
- a CDS encoding 4-hydroxyphenylacetate 3-hydroxylase family protein, with amino-acid sequence MGFMTAKEYIESLRKMKTVVYLLGERVENFVDHPIIRPSVHSVAMTYTLAQNPEYKDLMTAVSGLTGERVSRFCHIHQSTEDLINKVKMQRLLGQKTGACFQRCVGMDAFNAIYSTTFEVDKKYGTDYFKKFCTYMEYVQENDLTVDGAMTDPKGDRGRSPSQQDDPDMYLHIVEKREDGIVVTGAKAHQTGAVNSHEQLIMPTIAMKEEDKAYAVSFAVPSDAEGITMIYGRQSCDTRKLENTGCMDCGNCKFGGQEALVVFDRVFVPWDRVFLCEEYEFAGVLVERFAGYHRQSYGGCKAGVGDVLIGASATAADYNGVSKASHIKDKLIEMMHLNETLYCCGIACSAEGSPTQSGNYQIDNLLANVCKQNVTRFPYEIARLAEDIAGGLMVTMPSEKDFESPEVGEMCRKYFKGNSQTDVMDRMKILRLIENMTLGTAAVGYRTESLHGAGSPQAQRIMIGRQGKLAEKQRLAKSIAGIKE; translated from the coding sequence ATGGGTTTTATGACAGCGAAGGAATATATTGAAAGTTTAAGAAAAATGAAGACAGTGGTCTATCTGTTGGGAGAAAGAGTTGAAAACTTTGTTGACCATCCCATTATAAGACCGTCTGTCCATTCTGTGGCTATGACTTACACTCTGGCGCAAAATCCTGAATATAAAGATCTGATGACTGCTGTGTCCGGCCTGACTGGGGAGAGGGTAAGCCGTTTCTGCCATATCCACCAAAGTACGGAAGACTTGATAAATAAAGTAAAAATGCAGAGGCTTTTAGGACAGAAGACAGGTGCCTGCTTCCAGCGGTGTGTGGGAATGGATGCTTTTAATGCCATTTACTCCACCACATTCGAGGTGGACAAAAAATACGGAACAGACTACTTTAAAAAATTTTGCACTTACATGGAGTATGTACAGGAGAATGACCTGACAGTTGACGGAGCTATGACGGACCCCAAAGGTGACAGAGGACGTTCTCCCAGTCAGCAGGATGACCCGGATATGTATCTTCATATTGTGGAGAAGCGGGAGGACGGCATTGTAGTAACAGGGGCAAAGGCCCATCAGACAGGAGCTGTAAATTCCCATGAACAATTGATAATGCCCACAATCGCCATGAAGGAAGAGGATAAGGCATACGCGGTTTCTTTTGCTGTTCCTTCTGATGCGGAAGGCATCACTATGATATATGGCAGACAGTCCTGTGATACCAGAAAGCTGGAGAATACAGGGTGCATGGATTGCGGGAACTGTAAATTCGGCGGGCAGGAAGCGCTGGTGGTATTTGACAGAGTCTTTGTTCCCTGGGACAGAGTGTTCTTATGTGAGGAATATGAATTTGCAGGTGTTCTGGTAGAGCGCTTTGCAGGTTATCACAGACAGAGTTACGGCGGATGTAAAGCGGGGGTTGGAGATGTGCTTATCGGTGCTTCGGCAACGGCAGCAGATTATAACGGTGTGTCTAAGGCATCCCATATAAAGGACAAGCTCATTGAAATGATGCATTTGAATGAAACCTTATATTGCTGCGGAATCGCCTGTTCCGCAGAGGGAAGCCCTACACAGTCAGGCAATTACCAGATTGATAACCTGCTGGCTAATGTGTGTAAGCAGAATGTCACAAGATTTCCTTATGAGATTGCCAGACTGGCGGAGGATATTGCGGGAGGGCTGATGGTTACCATGCCATCGGAGAAGGATTTTGAATCCCCGGAAGTGGGGGAAATGTGCAGAAAATACTTTAAAGGAAATAGCCAGACGGATGTTATGGACCGCATGAAGATCCTGCGCCTAATAGAAAATATGACACTGGGAACCGCAGCGGTGGGGTATAGGACAGAGTCACTTCACGGAGCGGGAAGTCCCCAGGCACAGCGTATCATGATCGGTAGACAGGGAAAACTGGCAGAAAAGCAGAGACTGGCTAAAAGTATCGCAGGGATAAAGGAGTGA
- a CDS encoding acetyl-CoA C-acetyltransferase yields MKEIVLAGACRTPIGVLGGALASVPAADLGALVIREALKRSGIPAKEVDQVYLGCVIQAGLGQNVARQAALKAGLPVEVPAVTTNVVCGSGLNCVNQAAEMILAGDADVVIAGGMENMSMSPYAVPNGRFGYRMGNGTLVDTMVNDALTDAFHQYHMGITAENVAGKWGLTRRELDEFAAWSQSKAANAQEEGRFEREIVPVTVKKKKETILVSRDEGIRPGTTADSIAKLRPAFKEGGVVTAANSSGINDGAAALIVMSREKAHELGVRPMAVWKGGSLAGVDPSIMGIGPVAATKKIMEKTGFEIGDFDLIEANEAFAAQSLAVARELGIPDGKLNVNGGAIALGHPVGASGCRILVTLLHEIERRNVNTGLATLCIGGGMGCAAVVERV; encoded by the coding sequence ATGAAAGAGATTGTTCTGGCAGGTGCCTGCCGGACACCGATAGGAGTTTTAGGCGGAGCCTTGGCTTCTGTGCCGGCTGCTGATCTGGGCGCACTTGTCATCAGAGAAGCCTTAAAACGTTCCGGGATTCCGGCAAAAGAAGTAGACCAGGTATACCTGGGATGCGTGATTCAGGCAGGGCTTGGTCAGAATGTGGCCCGTCAGGCAGCGCTGAAAGCCGGGCTGCCTGTAGAGGTGCCGGCTGTGACCACAAATGTGGTGTGTGGTTCCGGTCTTAACTGTGTAAATCAGGCGGCGGAGATGATTCTGGCCGGTGATGCGGATGTAGTGATCGCAGGGGGAATGGAAAACATGTCCATGTCTCCTTATGCGGTACCCAACGGAAGATTCGGTTACCGTATGGGAAACGGCACTTTAGTAGATACCATGGTAAATGATGCTTTGACGGATGCGTTCCATCAGTATCATATGGGAATTACAGCAGAGAATGTGGCGGGAAAATGGGGACTGACCAGACGGGAACTGGATGAATTTGCTGCTTGGAGTCAGAGTAAAGCTGCCAATGCACAGGAAGAGGGAAGATTTGAAAGAGAGATCGTTCCGGTGACTGTAAAGAAGAAAAAGGAAACCATTCTGGTAAGCAGGGATGAGGGCATTCGTCCCGGAACCACAGCGGACAGTATTGCAAAGCTGCGTCCTGCATTTAAAGAAGGCGGTGTCGTGACGGCTGCAAATTCTTCAGGTATTAATGACGGTGCGGCGGCCCTTATTGTTATGAGCAGAGAAAAAGCCCATGAGCTGGGAGTCAGACCTATGGCAGTGTGGAAGGGGGGCTCTCTTGCAGGAGTAGATCCTTCGATTATGGGGATCGGACCGGTGGCAGCTACCAAAAAAATTATGGAAAAAACAGGATTTGAGATAGGGGATTTTGACTTGATCGAGGCAAACGAAGCGTTTGCGGCACAGTCTTTGGCAGTTGCCAGAGAACTGGGAATCCCGGATGGGAAACTGAACGTTAACGGCGGTGCGATCGCCCTTGGTCATCCGGTGGGGGCCTCAGGGTGCCGTATCCTGGTCACACTGCTCCACGAGATAGAGCGGAGAAATGTGAACACAGGGCTGGCAACCCTCTGCATCGGAGGCGGTATGGGATGCGCTGCAGTTGTAGAGAGAGTCTGA
- a CDS encoding UxaA family hydrolase, whose product MQIKGIQIEAKDQVVTLTQQAESGDRVCYISKGIRCEVTAGEEIPQYHKMACKHINKGEKVYKYGNEIGEAVAEIKAGEWVHMHNLRSTCLVEQP is encoded by the coding sequence ATGCAGATAAAAGGAATCCAGATAGAGGCAAAAGACCAGGTGGTTACCCTTACGCAGCAGGCGGAGTCCGGTGACAGGGTGTGCTACATTTCAAAGGGAATACGCTGTGAGGTGACTGCTGGGGAAGAGATTCCGCAGTATCATAAAATGGCCTGTAAGCATATAAATAAAGGCGAAAAAGTGTATAAGTACGGGAATGAGATAGGAGAGGCAGTGGCAGAGATCAAGGCAGGAGAATGGGTGCATATGCATAATCTGAGAAGTACCTGCCTGGTGGAGCAGCCATAA
- a CDS encoding UxaA family hydrolase: MKIQGYHRPDGKFGIRNHVLILPCSLCASETARFASENVEGTVYLANQGGCSLSRRDLKVTLETLSGIAANPNIYGTVLVGNGCEVVQASLLAERIREKTCKPLEVLVIRQEGGSLNAVKRIVELAGKMREEADRVPLVEEDISRLILGTECGGSDPTSGLVSNPVVGKCSDLIIKEGGTVILSETPELIGAEQILASRCRNEETAEKLLKTIKAFEEDFLRVGENPRSGNPTPGNIAGGITTLEEKSLGCIHKAGSSIIQEVVEYGEPINENGLIVMDTPGQDVASIVGMAAAGAQMVVFTTGHGTPTGSGIVPVIKLTGNPETAHLMKDNIDFDCSSVLTEGKEIAQAGEELLAMVRDTARMHKTKAEKLGFQDVSIARYCNFA; the protein is encoded by the coding sequence ATGAAAATTCAGGGATACCACAGACCGGACGGAAAATTTGGGATCAGAAACCACGTGCTGATCCTCCCCTGTTCTCTCTGTGCCAGCGAGACGGCCAGATTTGCATCAGAGAATGTGGAAGGAACTGTGTATCTGGCAAATCAGGGGGGATGTTCTCTGAGCAGACGTGACCTGAAAGTTACGTTGGAAACTTTATCCGGAATTGCCGCAAATCCCAATATTTACGGGACAGTTCTGGTGGGAAACGGCTGTGAGGTGGTACAGGCATCTCTGCTGGCTGAAAGGATCAGAGAAAAAACCTGTAAGCCGCTGGAAGTGCTGGTGATCCGGCAGGAGGGCGGCAGTTTAAATGCGGTGAAGCGAATTGTGGAGCTGGCGGGGAAGATGAGAGAAGAGGCGGACAGAGTGCCTCTGGTTGAAGAAGATATTTCACGTCTGATCCTGGGGACGGAATGCGGAGGCTCAGACCCTACTTCGGGGCTTGTATCCAATCCTGTTGTGGGGAAATGCAGTGATCTGATCATAAAAGAGGGCGGAACGGTCATTCTGTCGGAGACGCCGGAGCTGATAGGTGCAGAACAAATCCTGGCTTCCAGATGCAGAAACGAGGAGACAGCAGAGAAACTGTTAAAGACTATAAAAGCATTTGAGGAAGATTTTCTGAGGGTGGGGGAAAACCCAAGAAGCGGGAATCCTACGCCGGGGAATATAGCCGGCGGCATTACCACACTGGAGGAAAAATCCCTGGGATGTATCCACAAGGCCGGAAGCAGCATTATTCAGGAAGTAGTGGAATATGGAGAACCCATCAACGAAAACGGACTGATCGTTATGGATACACCGGGTCAGGATGTGGCGTCAATTGTGGGAATGGCAGCGGCAGGAGCACAGATGGTTGTATTTACAACAGGACATGGTACGCCTACGGGTTCCGGAATTGTGCCTGTGATCAAACTCACCGGAAACCCGGAGACAGCGCATTTGATGAAAGACAACATAGATTTTGACTGCAGTAGTGTACTGACAGAAGGGAAAGAGATTGCCCAGGCAGGGGAAGAACTGCTTGCAATGGTCCGCGATACAGCCCGCATGCATAAGACAAAAGCGGAAAAACTGGGATTTCAGGATGTTTCCATAGCCAGATACTGTAATTTTGCCTGA
- a CDS encoding enoyl-CoA hydratase-related protein — protein MKYIKYEEKDQYGLITLSREKALNALNRELLAELDNVLDYVNLRTVRCLVITGQGKRAFAAGADIGEMKNFTRKEAKAFGMLGNKIFRKVETLPVPVIAAVNGYALGGGCELAMSCDVRLCSDNAVFGQPEVSLGITPGFGGTQRLARLVGISAAKQMIYTACSISADEAYRIGLVSAVYPGAKLLEQAVKMAEQIAANAPIAVRGCKKAINQGIEAGMEQAVSLEAEVFGDCFGSRDQLEGMTAFLERRKSSGFLNM, from the coding sequence ATGAAATATATCAAATATGAAGAGAAAGACCAGTATGGACTCATAACCCTGTCCAGAGAAAAGGCGCTGAATGCATTAAACAGGGAACTGCTGGCGGAGCTGGATAATGTCCTGGATTATGTAAACCTAAGAACGGTGAGATGTCTGGTGATCACAGGGCAGGGAAAACGAGCTTTTGCAGCAGGTGCTGATATTGGTGAAATGAAGAATTTTACCAGAAAAGAGGCAAAAGCATTTGGTATGTTGGGAAATAAAATATTCAGAAAAGTGGAGACACTTCCCGTACCGGTCATTGCCGCTGTCAATGGATATGCCCTGGGCGGCGGGTGCGAACTGGCCATGAGCTGTGATGTGCGGCTGTGTTCAGATAATGCGGTGTTCGGGCAGCCGGAGGTCAGTCTTGGCATCACACCGGGATTCGGCGGGACCCAGCGTCTTGCGCGGCTGGTGGGTATTTCCGCGGCAAAACAGATGATTTACACTGCCTGCAGTATAAGTGCTGATGAGGCTTATAGAATAGGCCTTGTAAGCGCTGTGTATCCCGGTGCAAAACTTTTGGAGCAAGCAGTTAAAATGGCGGAACAGATAGCCGCAAATGCTCCCATTGCAGTTCGCGGATGTAAAAAAGCCATAAATCAAGGAATTGAAGCGGGGATGGAGCAGGCTGTTTCTTTGGAGGCAGAGGTATTCGGAGATTGCTTTGGCAGTCGTGACCAGTTGGAGGGAATGACAGCATTTCTGGAAAGAAGAAAGAGCAGCGGATTTCTTAACATGTAA